One stretch of Streptomyces agglomeratus DNA includes these proteins:
- a CDS encoding GNAT family N-acetyltransferase, giving the protein MFRIETEVDKERRTVLGERLEAANAGRSPAMAALRGSRADDEIPLQVWALDEQSGELIAGLDGFTWGHWLHVGLLWVADAHRGAGLGSGLLKRAETTAREERGCGDARLETWDFQAPEFYRRLGYEIVGRVDDYPPGVTEFILTKRLE; this is encoded by the coding sequence ATGTTTCGTATAGAGACAGAAGTCGACAAAGAACGACGCACCGTGCTGGGCGAGCGGCTCGAAGCGGCGAACGCGGGGCGCTCACCGGCGATGGCCGCGCTGCGGGGCAGCCGTGCGGATGACGAAATTCCGCTTCAGGTGTGGGCGTTGGACGAGCAGAGCGGTGAACTGATCGCGGGGCTGGACGGTTTCACCTGGGGCCACTGGCTGCACGTGGGACTGCTGTGGGTCGCGGACGCGCACCGGGGGGCCGGTCTCGGGTCCGGGCTGCTGAAACGGGCCGAGACGACGGCCCGGGAGGAGCGCGGGTGCGGGGACGCGCGGCTGGAGACGTGGGACTTCCAGGCGCCGGAGTTCTACCGGCGCCTGGGGTACGAGATCGTCGGCCGCGTCGACGACTACCCGCCGGGTGTCACGGAGTTCATCCTCACGAAGCGGCTGGAGTGA
- a CDS encoding response regulator transcription factor — protein MVRIRVLVVDDHRIFAESLAAALAAEPDVDVCAAGSGPAALRSLERAAAEGRRFDVMLVDADLGAAAAPPARAVQVPGPGEDSPVDGIALVAGVRSGQLAVRSVVLAERDDPRRAALALQAGAAGWVAKDCSLQRLLAVIRGVLRDETHLPPALLTGVLRELTAARKHRTDSERLVESLTPREREVLRCMVAGLGRKAVAERLFLSPHTVRTHMQNVLGKLGVHSTLAAVALARRAGVGPADLELTRDVVERGGQLA, from the coding sequence GTGGTTCGCATCCGGGTACTGGTGGTGGACGATCACCGCATCTTCGCCGAGTCGCTCGCCGCGGCTCTGGCGGCCGAGCCCGACGTCGACGTGTGCGCGGCCGGCAGCGGCCCCGCCGCGCTGCGCTCGCTGGAGCGGGCGGCGGCGGAAGGCCGCAGGTTCGACGTCATGCTCGTCGACGCCGACCTCGGTGCCGCCGCCGCCCCGCCCGCCCGCGCCGTCCAGGTCCCCGGGCCGGGCGAGGACAGCCCGGTGGACGGCATCGCCCTGGTCGCGGGGGTCCGCTCGGGGCAGCTCGCCGTCCGTTCGGTCGTACTGGCCGAGCGGGACGACCCGCGCCGCGCCGCTCTCGCCCTCCAGGCGGGGGCCGCCGGCTGGGTCGCCAAGGACTGCTCGCTGCAACGCCTGCTGGCCGTCATCCGCGGCGTACTGCGCGACGAGACCCACCTGCCGCCCGCGCTGCTCACGGGGGTCCTGAGGGAGCTGACCGCCGCCCGCAAGCACCGCACCGACAGCGAGCGGCTCGTCGAGTCGCTGACCCCGCGCGAGCGCGAGGTGCTGCGGTGCATGGTGGCGGGGCTGGGCCGCAAGGCCGTGGCCGAGCGGCTCTTCCTGTCCCCGCACACCGTCCGTACACACATGCAGAACGTGCTGGGGAAACTCGGCGTGCACTCCACGCTCGCCGCCGTCGCGCTCGCGCGCCGCGCCGGAGTCGGCCCGGCGGACCTGGAACTAACCCGGGATGTTGTCGAACGGGGCGGTCAACTGGCGTAG
- the tamR gene encoding MarR family transcriptional regulator TamR, protein MEDEVDRLVAAWRRERPDLDVEPLEVLSRVSRLARHLDRARRIAFAEHQLEPWEFDVLTSLRRAGDPYQLSPGQLLTQTLVTSGTMTNRIDRLAKKGLVERLPDPSDRRGVLVRLTAEGRDRADQALAGLLAQERAILGELSRAQRGELAGLLRQLTAPFDNIPG, encoded by the coding sequence ATGGAGGACGAGGTCGACCGACTGGTCGCTGCATGGCGCCGCGAGCGCCCCGACCTCGACGTGGAACCACTCGAGGTCCTCAGCCGTGTCTCCAGGCTCGCCCGCCACCTCGACCGCGCCCGGCGGATCGCCTTCGCCGAGCACCAGCTGGAGCCGTGGGAATTCGACGTACTGACGTCGCTGCGGCGCGCCGGCGATCCGTACCAGCTCTCGCCGGGCCAGCTGCTGACGCAGACGCTGGTCACCTCCGGCACCATGACCAACCGCATCGACCGGCTCGCCAAGAAGGGCCTCGTCGAGCGGCTGCCCGACCCCAGCGACCGGCGCGGCGTGCTCGTGCGGCTCACCGCCGAGGGGCGCGACCGGGCCGACCAGGCACTCGCCGGGCTGCTCGCGCAGGAGCGCGCCATCCTGGGCGAGCTGTCCCGCGCCCAGCGCGGCGAACTGGCCGGGCTGCTACGCCAGTTGACCGCCCCGTTCGACAACATCCCGGGTTAG
- a CDS encoding trans-aconitate 2-methyltransferase produces the protein MTVRPVWDPQQYLRHSGHRTRPFLDLLARVDLPAPARIADLGCGAGNVTALLAERWPDARVTGYDNSPQMLERARRYAGPRLDFAHADAATWAPGKAAYDLIVSNALLQWVPDHASRFPVWLDALTPGGVLAFQVPGNFSAPSHTLLAALRDSARWRARLGGAGERAGAVLEPREYLTRLAALGCDADVWETTYLQVLHGEDPVLDWVKGTALRPVLTALAGDPEASAAFVAECAEALRDAYPAGPHGTVFPFRRVFAVARKASVPS, from the coding sequence ATGACCGTACGACCCGTCTGGGACCCCCAGCAGTACCTCCGGCACTCCGGCCACCGCACCCGGCCCTTCCTCGACCTCCTCGCCCGCGTCGACCTCCCCGCCCCCGCCCGCATCGCCGACCTCGGCTGCGGCGCGGGCAACGTCACGGCGCTGCTCGCGGAGCGCTGGCCCGACGCCCGTGTCACCGGGTACGACAATTCCCCGCAGATGCTGGAGCGGGCCCGGCGGTACGCCGGGCCGCGCCTCGACTTCGCCCACGCCGACGCCGCCACCTGGGCGCCCGGGAAGGCGGCATACGACCTGATCGTCTCGAACGCCCTGCTCCAGTGGGTCCCCGACCACGCGAGCCGTTTCCCGGTCTGGCTGGACGCCCTCACGCCCGGCGGCGTCCTCGCCTTCCAGGTTCCGGGCAACTTCTCGGCCCCCAGTCACACCCTCCTGGCGGCCCTGCGCGACTCCGCGCGCTGGCGGGCGCGCCTGGGCGGTGCGGGGGAGCGCGCCGGGGCGGTGCTCGAACCCCGGGAGTATCTGACCCGCCTCGCCGCGCTGGGCTGCGACGCCGACGTGTGGGAGACGACGTACCTTCAGGTCCTCCACGGCGAGGACCCGGTCCTGGACTGGGTGAAGGGCACCGCCCTGCGTCCGGTCCTGACGGCCCTGGCGGGCGACCCCGAGGCGAGTGCCGCCTTTGTCGCGGAGTGCGCCGAGGCGCTGCGCGACGCCTATCCGGCAGGCCCGCACGGCACGGTCTTTCCCTTCCGGCGGGTCTTCGCCGTCGCGAGGAAGGCGTCCGTGCCGAGCTGA
- a CDS encoding DUF6895 family protein, producing the protein MTGDRAARASLLDRMVGDGLAWLDAARADFRLPPDVTTDADPDLTLKPLGELAELTCLISTSHPREDLRRAADGLFAFAWNETRDGELFAELVRGEPHATYPVEIYGVFARAGLRNPAVESLLAATTGLRGWRVAREDHTRTLGVLNAERRIGLEPHARFTAVLELTGLGLMPEPWALDRKGAYGLTHDVFHLTDWGRDPGRLSRAHADYLRLWLPAWLENWLDEELWDLVAELLAVTACLPDAPYDPAVWQRLAGAQAADGSVPDLGTGSASGDRSAYFTSRYHSTLATAFAGTLTRIALDATGGGEGAPVHESEVAP; encoded by the coding sequence ATGACCGGCGACCGGGCCGCCCGGGCGTCGCTGCTCGACCGCATGGTCGGCGACGGCCTGGCGTGGCTGGACGCGGCGCGCGCGGACTTCCGCCTCCCCCCGGACGTCACCACGGACGCCGACCCCGACCTCACCCTCAAGCCCCTCGGCGAACTGGCCGAACTGACGTGCCTCATCAGTACGTCACACCCCCGCGAGGACCTGCGCCGGGCGGCGGACGGGCTGTTCGCCTTCGCCTGGAACGAGACCCGCGACGGCGAGCTGTTCGCCGAACTGGTCCGCGGCGAGCCGCACGCGACCTATCCCGTGGAGATCTACGGAGTCTTCGCCCGCGCCGGGCTGCGCAACCCGGCCGTCGAAAGCCTGCTGGCGGCGACCACCGGGCTGCGCGGCTGGCGGGTGGCGCGCGAGGACCACACCCGTACCCTCGGCGTGCTCAACGCGGAGCGCAGGATCGGACTGGAACCGCACGCCCGTTTCACGGCCGTACTGGAACTGACCGGCCTCGGTCTGATGCCCGAACCGTGGGCCCTGGACCGCAAAGGGGCGTACGGCCTCACCCACGACGTCTTCCACCTCACCGACTGGGGCCGCGACCCCGGCCGGCTGTCCCGCGCGCACGCCGACTACCTGCGGCTTTGGCTCCCCGCCTGGCTGGAGAACTGGCTGGACGAGGAACTGTGGGACCTGGTCGCAGAGTTGCTCGCCGTCACCGCCTGCCTGCCCGACGCTCCGTACGACCCCGCGGTCTGGCAGCGGCTGGCCGGCGCACAGGCCGCCGACGGCAGCGTGCCCGACCTGGGCACGGGGTCCGCCTCCGGCGACCGCTCCGCCTACTTCACCTCCCGCTACCACTCCACCCTGGCGACCGCCTTCGCCGGCACCCTCACCCGCATCGCCCTGGACGCGACCGGGGGCGGGGAGGGGGCGCCGGTCCACGAAAGCGAGGTGGCCCCATGA
- a CDS encoding DUF6895 family protein, translated as MTATTATAPPALLHGVGDRALMWLDNHREHFRLTPEDRATGRGVAERLKPIGELALNMRVLFREGVAGSRQHARAGQLLDFTWRELLDGGNVLAALQHDEPFSPVPLEIYSTFHELGFRHPALESAVDVCHHTRTWPALDMVPNRRLSVLGAERRIGLPPSADFAEAVNGTWLSRLPEPWTVQYHIAYDITHTVFHLTDWGAAPDRIPPETADYLALYLPAWLEDWADLEHWDLLGELLVVDTCLPRPALDAQVWERYAAAQSETGAMPLQHGMPDGDPDDVFDTVHHPTLVAAFASAMATSRAMSAT; from the coding sequence ATGACCGCCACGACCGCGACCGCTCCTCCCGCCCTCCTGCACGGCGTCGGAGACCGGGCCCTGATGTGGCTCGACAACCACCGCGAGCACTTCCGGCTGACCCCCGAGGACCGCGCGACCGGCAGAGGCGTCGCCGAACGCCTCAAGCCCATCGGCGAGCTGGCGCTCAACATGCGCGTGCTCTTCCGGGAGGGCGTCGCGGGCTCACGCCAGCACGCCCGCGCCGGGCAGCTCCTCGACTTCACCTGGCGCGAGCTGCTGGACGGCGGCAACGTACTGGCCGCCCTCCAGCACGACGAACCCTTCTCCCCGGTGCCGCTGGAGATCTACTCCACCTTCCACGAACTCGGCTTCCGCCACCCGGCACTCGAATCGGCCGTCGACGTCTGCCACCACACCCGCACCTGGCCCGCCCTGGACATGGTGCCCAACCGGCGGCTCAGCGTGCTGGGCGCCGAGCGCCGGATCGGCCTCCCACCCAGCGCTGACTTCGCCGAAGCCGTCAACGGAACCTGGCTGAGCCGGCTCCCTGAACCGTGGACGGTGCAGTACCACATCGCGTACGACATCACGCACACCGTCTTCCACCTCACCGACTGGGGCGCGGCGCCCGACCGTATTCCCCCCGAGACCGCCGACTACCTCGCGCTGTACCTGCCCGCCTGGCTGGAGGACTGGGCCGACCTCGAACACTGGGACCTGCTCGGCGAACTCCTCGTCGTCGACACGTGCCTGCCCCGGCCGGCCCTCGACGCACAGGTGTGGGAGCGGTACGCCGCGGCCCAGTCCGAGACGGGCGCGATGCCCCTCCAGCACGGCATGCCGGACGGCGACCCGGACGACGTCTTCGACACCGTCCACCACCCCACCCTGGTCGCCGCGTTCGCCTCCGCGATGGCCACCTCCCGCGCGATGTCCGCCACGTGA